Part of the Arthrobacter sp. MMS18-M83 genome is shown below.
GCCAGCTGGTCCGCGATGCCGCCCAGGCGGGGCCGGCCGAAAGTATCGAGCCCGCGCTCGGAGTGCGGGGCTTCCATGTGGTCGGGGACAAAGCCTTCGGCAACAACAATCAAGGGTGCGCGGCCACGGTCGTGGGCCTCCTGGACCCACTCGGTGATCTGCTCGATGCTGACCTTCTGTTCGGGGATCAGGATGGCGTGCGCGCCGGCAGCCATGCCCGCGTGCAGGGCGATCCAGCCCACGTGGCGGCCCATGACCTCGGCAATCATGCAGCGGTGGTGCGATTCTCCGGTGGTGCGCAACCGGTCGATGGCCTCGGTGGCGATCTGGACTGCGGTATCGAAACCGAAGGTGTAGTCGGTGGCGTCGAGGTCGTTGTCCACGGTCTTGGGAACACCAACGATTTTCAACCCGGCGTCGGTGAGGCGTTTGGCGGCAGCCAAGGTGCCTTCGCCGCCGATGGCAATGATGGCGTCGATGCCGAGGCGGTCCATGTGGGCCTTGATGACATCCGGCCCGCCGCCGTTTTCGAACGGGTTGGTGCGGGACGTGCCGAGGATGGTTCCACCCTGCTTGGCGATACCGCGGACCATGGTGCGGGGAATGTCGATGACATCGCCCTCCACGACGCCTCGCCAACCGTCCCGGAAACCGACGAATTCCTGGCCGTGAATGGCAATCCCCTTGAGGACGGCGCCACGGATAACCGCGTTGAGTCCGGGGCAGTCGCCACCGCTGGTAAGGATTCCAATTTTCATGAAGGCTCAAATCCTGGCTAGGAGGTATACGTGTAGAGCGCCACGCTGAGCTCACAACGATTGTAGGCGGCAATGTGGGGTGGGACACAAACCATGACCGGCGCCTGGGATGAGACTTTTGAAACAGCATGGAAATCTCGCCCGAGAGCCGAGCTTAAGTACCGGGTAAAAGACCAGCGCCTCGCCGGGGTGGCGGAGCGCTGGTTTGAACCCGCCTAGCCCAGTGAATCCCCTGGGCCGGGCTGGTCTATTTCTTGCCTTGCGAACGTTGGTTGAGGAACGTTTCCAGCGCAATGACGCCGCCCTGGTTGGGAAGCAGTAGCCACGCCACCACGTAGATCACCACGGCGGGCCCCGGTAGAAGGCAGAAGAGCAGGTAGGCTACGCGGACGTAGGCCACGTCCACATTCAGTTTGGCGGCAATGCCGCCGCAAACCCCTCCGAGCCAACGCTGTGGACCGCGCTTCAGGCCGATGCCCCGTACGATGCTGAAGAACTTGTTCATGGCTAGAGCCTTCCCTGTTGTGGCCGCTTTGTCACGTGTTGGTTGCTACTGATGGTCGGTATCGGCGGCCCTTGAGCCCGGGCCGGACCCGTTGCCCTTTCGCGAGCGGGCCGACAAAATGCCGCCGATCACGAGTGCCGCGCCAGCCCCGATCATGAGCCCAATCAGCACATAGTTGCCGTTCAGGGCCACGAGTCCGAGCTTCGAAATGATGATCAAGGCTGCGAGTGCCAGGACGATCAGTCCCCAGACCACGGTGCCAACCCTGGCGCCGGCAGCTTGCGCTACGGGCTCGGATGCTGACGGGCCGGTTTCAAATGCCCGCGTAGGTTCGTGCGCGCTCATGTCAGTTTCCTTCCTGGACGGTGACGTTACTGAAGGTGCCGTTGAGCTTGACGACCAGCTTGGCGCCGGGCTTGTCAGTGTTGAAGCTGTCCCGGGTACCACCGTTGCTTTGGGTGACGGCGCTGCCGTCCTGCTTGAGGTTTGCGAAGGTCATGTCCGCTTGGACCTCCACCGGCACGTTCGCCGGGATGAGGAGTTTTATGTTGCTGGCAGTCACGTCCATCGGAACCACGACGTCGGAGCCCATCGGCGCGCTGAGGTTTAGCTTGGTCAAGTCAACGGTCCCATTGGCTCCCGTAATGTCGAAGCCTTTGCGGGCATCGTCGATGCTCACGGGATTCCACTGTCCATTCTGGAGACGGAAGTGGTCGGCATTGGGTGCGATATTGAAGATGCCCCCGATCACCAGCGCCGCAATGGCAAGGAATCCGAGCAGCCCCGACGTGCGGCCTCGAAGCCCGGCTACCAGGATGCCGAGGCCGAGGACTCCGGCGCCCGTGGCCCAAATTACCGCGTTGGCGGCATCGCCGAGGTGGATGACGTTGCCGGCGTCGAGCAGCTTGAGCGTGCCTCCGGCCAGGAGGGCCGCCCCCGCGGAGACGGCTATGATGGCCGCGCCCGGTCCCTGCCGCTTCGGCCGCTGGGGCCGGCTGGATCCGCCACCCGGCGGGTAGGGTCCGGAAGGATTGAAGGGGCCAGAAGGAGTAGCGGGTCCGCCGGTCCCGTAGGCGCCGGTCCCGTAACTGCCAGCCCCGTACTGTCCGGTGTTGGGGGGCGCGGAATAACCAGCGCCCGACGGCGGCACTGTGCCCGACGCCGATACAGCGCCGTGCGCGTGCATGCCGCTTTCATATGAGGTGCCCTGCGCTGCGCCGTAGGCGCCGCCTGGGGTGCCCGGAGCAGGGGCATAGTGTTGGGTTCCCATGGTTCGTCCTCCGTTGCGGGATTTGCTGCGCTGGACCAGGAAGTAGATCAGGTAGATGACGCCGCCTACCCAGAACAGCGTCCAGAAGAGCCCCGGAAGGCCGTTCCAACCCCATCCCCAGAATCCGCGGCCGAGGCCTGGCAATCCGATGATGGTGGTGATCAAGGCGCCGGTCATGCCTCCAGACCACCGGCCTGCCCCTGCTTCCTGGGCGTGGATGCGGCCATCGGGTTCGGGCAGGAGGGCCCAGGCGATGCCGTAGAGCAGGATGCCGATACCGGCGAAGACGGTCAGGACGATGAAGATGCCGCGGACGATCAAGGGATCGATGCCGAAGCGGTGGGCGATGCCGCTGGCCACGCCGCCCATCCACCGGTCCTGGCCGCGGCTGATGCCCTGGCTTCGGATCCAGGTGAAAAAGTTCTGTGGGGGAGCGGGCAATGCGTAGTACGGTGCGCCGCTGCCGCTGCCATCGGCGCTGCCGGCGCTTGGCCGGACGGGTTCTTCCGGCGAGCCGGTTTCCCGGGCTTGCCTGGATTCCTCGGGTTGCCCGAGATCCGCGGGGTGTGCGGATTCCTCTGGATTCATGCTGTTCGGATTCATACTTCGATCTTGCCGTCCGGCGACCGTCCCGTTCTATTGGGGGATACCCTGAACGTTCCCTGAGTGGCCCCCTGAGATGCCCTGCTTCCAGCGTCGAAGGCCTTGATCCGTGTTTGGATGGATTCATGACAATCGCCACCCAACGCCCGCCGCTGGTCCGCAGCAGCGACCGCATCATTGCGGGCGTGTGCGGCGGGCTGGCCGACCACTTGGGCTGGCCCGTGAAGTACGTCCGGCTCGGGATGGTCCTTGCTTCGTGTGCCGGCGGTGCCGGTCTGGCTTTCTACGCTTGGCTTTGGGTCATGGTGCCTACGGCCGATGAGAGCGCCCGCCGCAATAGCCGCCGCCCGGCGTCGCCCATTGCTCCCGCGGTGAGCATGCCTCCGTTCGCTGGCCCTGACCCAGCCGCAGGGGCAGCGCCAGCTCCCAATTGGACTCCGGCTGCTTGGGCTCCGGAGGTCCCCGACGGTGTCGTCGGAAGGGCGCCCGACGTCGGCGCGCAGCCGCCACCGCAGTCCAGCACTGCTCCCGTCTTCGCTTCCTGGTTCAGGGTTCGGCGCATCCAGTACGGGAAAGAGATCCTGCTGGGGGCAGGTCTCCTTCTCGTGGCTGCGATCCTCATCGCCCGGCAGTTCGGCGTCGAGGTTCCCCTCGGCACCCTGATCCCGGCTGCAGCCATTCTTGGTGGCGCGGCGATCGCGTGGATGCAACTGGATGAGACGCGCAGGGCCGGACTGGTGGACAAGACGAAGGCGGACCAAGCCGGCGGGTGGGTCCGCCTCGCTGCAGGACTCGCGCTGGTGGTTGCTGGAGTTTTGGTGATGGTGTCCGGTTCCGGCTCGTGGGAGCAGACATGGCTCGCGTTGCTGGCTTCTATCGCGGTGTTGGGTGGCGTCGCCCTGGTGCTGCTGCCGTGGGGACTGAAGTTCTGGAAGGACCTTGAAACCGAGCGTGCAGGACGCGTGCGCGAGACCGAGCGGGCCGAGATTGCGGCCCATCTGCACGACTCGGTGCTGCAGACGCTTGCGTTGATCCAGCGTCGCGCCGGTTCCGAGCAAGACGTGATCCGCCTGGCACGTGCCCAGGAGCGTGAACTGCGCACGTGGCTGTATCGGGACGCCGCCAAGGATTCGGGACTCCTGGCAGAGCGGATTGCTGCGGCCGCGGCCGAGGTGGAGGACGCGCATGGGCACGCGGTGGACGTCGTCAGCGTAGGGGACGCGGCCATGACGGACAGGCACGAAGCGCTCGTCCTGGCGGCCCGCGAGGCCATGCACAATGCGGCCCGGCATGGCGGCGGAGCCGTGTCCGTCTATCTCGAGAGCTCGGACACAGGCAGCGAGGTTTTTGTGAGGGATCGAGGTCCGGGCTTTGACCCGGATACCGTGCCGGAAGACCGGCTTGGCGTCAAAGAATCAATCATCGGCCGGATGAAACGTCACGGAGGTACCGCAGTCATCAGCAGCGGCTCAGAGGGTACCGAGGTCCGCCTGAAGCTGCCCGTTGAGTACGACGACAAAGCAGAGAACCGAAACGGAGAGACCAAATCATGAGCGCCCTATCAGAGCAAGTAGCGCGGACGGTCCGGGTGGTGATCGTGGACGATCATGCCATTTTCCGTTCCGGGCTGAAGGCCGACCTCGATTCCAGGATCGACGTCGTGGGCGAAGCCGGAACGGTGGAACAAGCCATCGCCGTGATTGCCGAGGTCCGCCCGGAAGTCGTCCTTCTTGACGTTCACTTGCCGGGCGGCCTAGGCGGTGGCGGGCGGGAGGTCATTAGCGCGTCCGCCCCGTTGCGGGGGAGTACCAGTTTCCTGGCCCTGAGCGTGTCCGACGCCGCCGAGGACGTCGTGGCCGTCATTCGGGCCGGCGCCCGGGGCTATGTCACCAAGACCATTTCCGGCCCGGAGATCTCCAATGCAGTAATCCGCGTGGCCGACGGCGACGCCGTGTTCTCGCCGCGCCTGGCAGGTTTTGTGTTGGACGCGTTCGGGACCTCACCTGCGGAGATCGCCGACGACGAACTGGACCGCCTCTCCGCCAGGGAACTGGAAGTCATGCGCCTCATCGCGCGAGGCTACAGCTACAAGGAGGTTGCCAAGGAATTGTTCATTTCGATCAAGACCGTCGAAACCCATGTCTCCGCGGTGTTGCGCAAGCTCCAGCTCTCCAGCCGCCACGAACTGACGAAATGGGCCGCCGAGCGCCGCCTCCTCTGACGCTCGCTTAACCCCAAACGCTCGCTCACCTGTGGTGCCTTAAACCCAAACGCTCGCTCACCTGTGGTGCCTTAAACCCAAACGCTCGCTCACCTGTGGTGCCTTAAACCCAAACGCTCGCTCACCTGTGGTGCCTTAAACCCAAACGCTCGCTCACCTTTATCTCAAGGTGAGCGAGCGTTTGTGCAAGCGAAAGGCTACTTGGCCTGGCCGAGGAACTCCTGCAGGCGTCGAACGCCCTCGGCGAGGTCCTCGTCACCCAGGGCGTAGGACAAGCGCACATAACCTGAGGGACCGAAAGCCTCGCCCGGAACGACTGCGACCTCAACTTCGTCGAGGATCAGCGACGCAAGCTCAGCAGACGTTGACGGACGGACGGGACCGTTCGACGTAGGGAACTCCTTCCCCAGCAGCCCGCGGACGTCGGCGTACACGTAGAAGGCGCCGGCCGGCGTCGGGCATTCCACACCCTCGATCGCGTTCAGTCCAGCGACAATCGCCTTGCGGCGGCGGTCAAAGGCAACCTTCATCTCGTCGACGGCGGTCAGCGGACCGGAGACCGCGGCCAGGGCCGCGATCTGCATGATGTTCGAAACGTTAGACGTCGAGTGCGACTGGAGGTTGGTGGCGGCCTTGATGACATCGGCCGGACCGATCATCCATCCGACGCGCCATCCGGTCATCGCATAAGTCTTGGCCACACCGTTGAGGATGACCACCTTGTCGCCGAGCTCGGGGGCGGCGGTGGCAATCGAGGTGAAGGGCACGCCGTCGTAGGTCAGGTGCTCATAGATTTCGTCGGTGACGACCCAGAGGCCCTTGGCCGCTGCCCATTTTCCGATCTCTGCGACCTGTTCGGCGCTGTAGACGGCACCGGTGGGGTTGGACGGGGAGACGAAAAGCAGGATCTTCGTCTTGTCCGTGACCGCGGCCTCAAGCTGCTCCACGGTGACGAGGTAACCCTGCTCCGGGCCGGCGAAGACCTCAACAGGCACGCCTCCGGCCAAGCGGATTGCCTCCGGGTAGGTGGTCCAGAAAGGCGTGGGGATGATGACTTCGTCGCCCGGGTCAACAAGTGTGGCGAAGGTGTTGTACACAGCCTGTTTGCCGCCATTGGTGACCATCACCTGGGAAGCGTCGACTTTGTAACCGGAATCGCGGAACGTCTTGTCCGCAATGGCCTGCTTCAGTTCCGGCAGACCAGCTGCGGGGGAATAGCGGTGGTACTTCGGTTGGGCGGCGGCTTCGACGGCGGCCTTCACGATGTAGTCAGGTGTCGGGAAGTCGGGCTCCCCGGCGCCGAAGCCAATCACGGGACGACCCGCTGCCTTGAGCGCCTTGGCCTTGGCGTCAACGGCAAGGGTGGCGGATTCGGCGATGGCGGAAATTCGCTGTGAAATGCGGGCGGCAGGTATTCCGGCAGACATTAAAGCACCGTTCTTCGCTGGCAGCTCATGAGCTGGATGGTGGGATTCGACGGAATCTACTTTATGCTGTTCTGCGGAGCTATCGGGCTAACACCGGGAAAGTGACAGTTGAGGCTGATCACACGAGCGGGACGGGCCGAACACTCCGGAAAAGACCCGGTTCGACTATCGCGACGTTGTTGCGTAGACTGGTTCACCGGTGTTGAAAAACATCACAATGGTTCGCGCCCCAGACTGGGTCCGGAATCTCCTGTTCCCAGGGGGTCCTCGGCTTTGATGGACTGCGGCCAAAATATGGATTCGTTCCATAGGGTAGTGGCGCAATTGGTAGCGCAGCGGTCTCCAAAACCGCAGGTTGCAGGTTCGAGTCCTGTCTGCCCTGCGCAGGCTGTTCCGGGGTTCACCCGGAACATGCGCAGCAACCATGGCTCTGATCAGAGTCGGGTCAACGACGTTTGCATAGATGAGTGAGGATCAGGTGACCGAAACAGCTGCGAGCAGCTCGAAGGGCCGCCCTGCCAAGAAGTCCGATTCTGGCCTCTTCGCTCGAATTGCACTTTTTGTCCGCCAGGTAATTGGTGAACTCAAGAAGGTCGTTGCCCCCACCCGTAAGGAACTGGTCAACTACACGCTCGTGGTGCTCGTGTTCGTGGCCATCATGATGCTTGTGGTCACCATCCTGGACCTGGCTTTCGGTACGGGAATCAAATGGGTTTTCGGCGCTACTGGCACCACGAACCACTAAGCGGATCAGTCCGTAAACCGCGTGGAATCCCCGGAAAATCAAGGGATTTCACAGGGTTTGCGGAATTGAGCCATTTAAATAGGCATGTTAGGCAATGAGGAAGCAGGAGACCAAGTGTCTGAGCAGGAGCTCGAGGTAACTGAGACTGAGCTGGATGGGCCGGCTGAAAGTACGGACCACGCCGCGGCTGACGCCACGGAAGGGTCCGAGGTCGATTCTGCTGCGCCCGAAACTGCCGACGTCGACGACGCCGACCAGGATGACGCCGACGCCCTGGCCGCCGCTGCAGCTGTAGCGCCCGCCGACCCCGCTGACGAGTTCAAGGCCAAGCTTCGCCGCCAGGAAGGTGACTGGTACGTCATCCACTCCTACGCCGGCTACGAAAACCGCGTCAAGGCCAACCTTGAGACCCGAATCCAGACCCTGGACATGGAAGATTACATCTTCGAAATCCAGGTGCCCATGGAGGAAGTGGTCGAGATCAAGAACGCCCAGCGCAAGATCATCAACCGCGTGCGCATTCCGGGTTACGTCCTCGTCCGCATGGACCTGACTGACGCATCCTGGGGCGCCGTTCGCCACACCCCGGGTGTCACCGGCTTCGTGGGTAACGCCCACAACCCCGTCCCTCTTCGCCTCGACGAGGTCTTCTCCATGCTGGCTCCGGTCTTCGAAGAGCAGCAGGCCGAGAAGGGCAAGCCGGTCAACAAGCAGCACCAGACCCCGGTCGACATCGACTTCGAGGTCGGAGAGTCGGTCATCGTCAAGGAAGGTCCGTTCGAGACCCTTCCCGCAACGATCTCCGAGATCAAGATGGATTCCCAGACGCTTGTGGTTCTGGTGTCTATCTTCGAACGCGAAACCCCGGTGACGCTCGCATTCAACCAGGTCTCCAAGATCTAGTTGATCCCAGAATTTCGCCCCGCGGTTGCCGGCTTAGCAGCCGCGGAGCGGTCGGTCGCCTTGCCATGGCGGCCACAAACCTGAGGCACGCTCCTGTGTCCTAGGAAGTTATTGAGAGAAGGACCTACATTGGCTCCCAAGAAGAAGGTCACCGGCCTCATCAAGCTGCAGATCCAGGCAGGCGCCGCCAACCCGGCCCCGCCGATCGGTCCTGCGCTTGGCCAGCACGGTGTCAACATCATGGAATTCTGCAAGGCGTACAACGCCGCAACGGAAGCCCAGCGCGGAAACGTTATCCCGGTTGAAATCACGGTCTACGAAGACCGCTCCTTCACCTTCATCACCAAGACCCCGCCGGCTGCAGAGCTCATCAAGAAGGCTGCAGGCGTTGCCAAGGGTTCGCCCACGCCGCACACCGTCAAGGTTGCCAAGCTGACCCAGGCACAGGTTAACGAGATCGCCACCACCAAGATGGAAGACCTCAACGCCACCAGCCTTGAGGGCGCTGCCAAGATAATTGCCGGCACCGCACGCTCCATGGGCATCACCGTCGAAGGCTAATACCAGCCTTCAACCGCCGGGAAACCGGCACCATTGAAATATTGAAAATGTTGGAGATCCACGCCGGATTTCCAACTGTGGCAGGGCCCAGCGCGGTCCGCAGACCACAACTGCACAAGGAGAATAAGCAGCATGGCAAAGCGCAGCAAAGCATATGAGGCAGCCGTAGCCAAGATCGAGGCAGACAAGTTCTACGCCCCGTTCGAGGCCATCAAGCTCGCCAAGGACACCAACCCGTCCAAGTTCGACGCCACCGTTGAGGTTGCTTTCCGTTTGGGCGTCGACCCGCGTAAGGCCGACCAGATGGTCCGCGGCACTGTCAACCTGCCGCACGGCACGGGAAAGACTGCCCGGGTCCTGGTTTTCGCGACGGGCGACAAGGCCGAAGCAGCAATCGCTGCAGGCGCCGACTTCGTTGGTTCCGATGACCTGATCGAAAAGATCGCAGCCGGCTGGACCGACTTCGACGCCGCAGTGGCAACCCCTGACCTCATGGGCAAGGTTGGCCGCCTCGGTAAGGTCCTCGGCCCGCGTAACCTCATGCCGAACCCGAAGACCGGTACCGTGACCGCAGACGTCACCAAGGCTGTCAACGACATCAAGGGCGGCAAGATCGACTTCCGCGTCGACAAGCACTCGAACCTGCACTTCATCATCGGCAAGGTTTCCTTTGACGAGCTGAAGCTGGCCGAGAACTACGCAGCTGCTCTGGAAGAGGTGCTTCGCCTGAAGCCGTCCGCTTCCAAGGGCCGCTACATCCAGAAGGCTACCGTCGCCACCACGTTCGGCCCGGGCATCTCCGTTGACCCGAACGTCACCAAGGTTCTCACCGAGGCGTAAGCCACAGGGAGCATCGACTCTGAATGGACCGTCCGGCCTCGCGCCGGGCGGTCCTTTGTTTGTCCGCTTGCGGAGCCGCCTTCGCGGCATGGTGAAGCGTACGACGGCGGCCCGCACCTCCCGGCGTCGGGCACCTCGAGCGGTGAGGCACCTCCCGGCGTCGGGCACCTATCGCGGCTGGCGGCCGCTGATTAGGCTGAGGACATGACAGGCCTGCTTCCGGACTTCAGCATCTATGAGTTCCATCTGCCGGAGTCCCTGGAAGGGCGGGACGGCGAGGAGTTCCGTGAACTCTCGGCCGCGATGGACGCAATGGTGCTGGAAATTTGGGGAAACTTGGACAGGGCATCGTCGGCGCCCGTCCGGCTTTCTGGATGGCGCGACACCCCCTACGAGGTATCCAGGAACTTTCTTGCGCGGGTTGACGGAGGCATCGTTGGCTACGCTTCCTGCCACGTTCCGGTCAAAGACAACGTCGGCACGGCATGGCTACATGTAGATGTCCTGCAGAGATACCGCCGGCGTGGAATCGGAACCGCCTTGCTCCGCACCGTGGAGGAAGTCGCGAAGGCACAGGGAAGGCATGTCTTGCAGGCGCACACCGAACACCCCGTCGCCTTCGAAGGGGCCGGTCGGCTTGATCCTGCCGCGGGAGCCGGGGGAGTGCCCGGAGATGGTCCGGGCGTCGCGTTCTGCCTCAAGAACGGATACAGACTGGAACAGACAAGTAGGTTCAGCAGACTGGAAATGGACCACGACGCGGAGTGGGCGAACCTTGAGTTCATGGCGCATTCCAAAGCGGATGCCGCATACGGGGTCCTTGGCTGGACGAACCGTTGCCCCGGCGAATACGTGGAGCAGATGGCGGTTCTCATGGGCCGGATGAGCACGGATACTCCCGCGGGAGGCCTTGAGATTGAGGCAGAGGCTTGGGACGCGACACGCGTCAGGCAACTTGAGGACACTACCCTTGCCGAGGGCCGGACCGCCCTTGTGGCAGCTGCACAACATCGCCCAACGGGTGAACTCGCCGCTTACACCGTGATTTACCTCGATCCTGCGAAGCCGTGGATGGCCGATCAGGACGACACCTTGGTGGCAAGTCCGCACCGAGGCCACGGATTGGGGATGCTCGTGAAATTGGCGAACCTGAGGCGACTGCAAGCAGAATATCCGGCTGTCCAACGCGTCATGACTTTTAACGCCGAGGAAAACGAACATATGCTGGCCATCAACGTAAAGCTCGGCTTCCGACCGGTGGGATACGACGGCGAATGG
Proteins encoded:
- the rplA gene encoding 50S ribosomal protein L1, which encodes MAKRSKAYEAAVAKIEADKFYAPFEAIKLAKDTNPSKFDATVEVAFRLGVDPRKADQMVRGTVNLPHGTGKTARVLVFATGDKAEAAIAAGADFVGSDDLIEKIAAGWTDFDAAVATPDLMGKVGRLGKVLGPRNLMPNPKTGTVTADVTKAVNDIKGGKIDFRVDKHSNLHFIIGKVSFDELKLAENYAAALEEVLRLKPSASKGRYIQKATVATTFGPGISVDPNVTKVLTEA
- a CDS encoding PspC domain-containing protein: MNKFFSIVRGIGLKRGPQRWLGGVCGGIAAKLNVDVAYVRVAYLLFCLLPGPAVVIYVVAWLLLPNQGGVIALETFLNQRSQGKK
- a CDS encoding GNAT family N-acetyltransferase: MTGLLPDFSIYEFHLPESLEGRDGEEFRELSAAMDAMVLEIWGNLDRASSAPVRLSGWRDTPYEVSRNFLARVDGGIVGYASCHVPVKDNVGTAWLHVDVLQRYRRRGIGTALLRTVEEVAKAQGRHVLQAHTEHPVAFEGAGRLDPAAGAGGVPGDGPGVAFCLKNGYRLEQTSRFSRLEMDHDAEWANLEFMAHSKADAAYGVLGWTNRCPGEYVEQMAVLMGRMSTDTPAGGLEIEAEAWDATRVRQLEDTTLAEGRTALVAAAQHRPTGELAAYTVIYLDPAKPWMADQDDTLVASPHRGHGLGMLVKLANLRRLQAEYPAVQRVMTFNAEENEHMLAINVKLGFRPVGYDGEWQKRTK
- a CDS encoding ATP-binding protein; translated protein: MTIATQRPPLVRSSDRIIAGVCGGLADHLGWPVKYVRLGMVLASCAGGAGLAFYAWLWVMVPTADESARRNSRRPASPIAPAVSMPPFAGPDPAAGAAPAPNWTPAAWAPEVPDGVVGRAPDVGAQPPPQSSTAPVFASWFRVRRIQYGKEILLGAGLLLVAAILIARQFGVEVPLGTLIPAAAILGGAAIAWMQLDETRRAGLVDKTKADQAGGWVRLAAGLALVVAGVLVMVSGSGSWEQTWLALLASIAVLGGVALVLLPWGLKFWKDLETERAGRVRETERAEIAAHLHDSVLQTLALIQRRAGSEQDVIRLARAQERELRTWLYRDAAKDSGLLAERIAAAAAEVEDAHGHAVDVVSVGDAAMTDRHEALVLAAREAMHNAARHGGGAVSVYLESSDTGSEVFVRDRGPGFDPDTVPEDRLGVKESIIGRMKRHGGTAVISSGSEGTEVRLKLPVEYDDKAENRNGETKS
- a CDS encoding PspC domain-containing protein; translated protein: MNPNSMNPEESAHPADLGQPEESRQARETGSPEEPVRPSAGSADGSGSGAPYYALPAPPQNFFTWIRSQGISRGQDRWMGGVASGIAHRFGIDPLIVRGIFIVLTVFAGIGILLYGIAWALLPEPDGRIHAQEAGAGRWSGGMTGALITTIIGLPGLGRGFWGWGWNGLPGLFWTLFWVGGVIYLIYFLVQRSKSRNGGRTMGTQHYAPAPGTPGGAYGAAQGTSYESGMHAHGAVSASGTVPPSGAGYSAPPNTGQYGAGSYGTGAYGTGGPATPSGPFNPSGPYPPGGGSSRPQRPKRQGPGAAIIAVSAGAALLAGGTLKLLDAGNVIHLGDAANAVIWATGAGVLGLGILVAGLRGRTSGLLGFLAIAALVIGGIFNIAPNADHFRLQNGQWNPVSIDDARKGFDITGANGTVDLTKLNLSAPMGSDVVVPMDVTASNIKLLIPANVPVEVQADMTFANLKQDGSAVTQSNGGTRDSFNTDKPGAKLVVKLNGTFSNVTVQEGN
- a CDS encoding pyridoxal phosphate-dependent aminotransferase, translated to MSAGIPAARISQRISAIAESATLAVDAKAKALKAAGRPVIGFGAGEPDFPTPDYIVKAAVEAAAQPKYHRYSPAAGLPELKQAIADKTFRDSGYKVDASQVMVTNGGKQAVYNTFATLVDPGDEVIIPTPFWTTYPEAIRLAGGVPVEVFAGPEQGYLVTVEQLEAAVTDKTKILLFVSPSNPTGAVYSAEQVAEIGKWAAAKGLWVVTDEIYEHLTYDGVPFTSIATAAPELGDKVVILNGVAKTYAMTGWRVGWMIGPADVIKAATNLQSHSTSNVSNIMQIAALAAVSGPLTAVDEMKVAFDRRRKAIVAGLNAIEGVECPTPAGAFYVYADVRGLLGKEFPTSNGPVRPSTSAELASLILDEVEVAVVPGEAFGPSGYVRLSYALGDEDLAEGVRRLQEFLGQAK
- a CDS encoding ATP-dependent 6-phosphofructokinase, which gives rise to MKIGILTSGGDCPGLNAVIRGAVLKGIAIHGQEFVGFRDGWRGVVEGDVIDIPRTMVRGIAKQGGTILGTSRTNPFENGGGPDVIKAHMDRLGIDAIIAIGGEGTLAAAKRLTDAGLKIVGVPKTVDNDLDATDYTFGFDTAVQIATEAIDRLRTTGESHHRCMIAEVMGRHVGWIALHAGMAAGAHAILIPEQKVSIEQITEWVQEAHDRGRAPLIVVAEGFVPDHMEAPHSERGLDTFGRPRLGGIADQLAPEIEARTGIETRATILGHIQRGGVPSAFDRVLATRLGMAAIDSVVEGRWGTMVALKGTDIEHVGFEAALGRLKTVPQNRYDEAAVLFG
- the nusG gene encoding transcription termination/antitermination protein NusG: MSEQELEVTETELDGPAESTDHAAADATEGSEVDSAAPETADVDDADQDDADALAAAAAVAPADPADEFKAKLRRQEGDWYVIHSYAGYENRVKANLETRIQTLDMEDYIFEIQVPMEEVVEIKNAQRKIINRVRIPGYVLVRMDLTDASWGAVRHTPGVTGFVGNAHNPVPLRLDEVFSMLAPVFEEQQAEKGKPVNKQHQTPVDIDFEVGESVIVKEGPFETLPATISEIKMDSQTLVVLVSIFERETPVTLAFNQVSKI
- the secE gene encoding preprotein translocase subunit SecE, which translates into the protein MSEDQVTETAASSSKGRPAKKSDSGLFARIALFVRQVIGELKKVVAPTRKELVNYTLVVLVFVAIMMLVVTILDLAFGTGIKWVFGATGTTNH
- the rplK gene encoding 50S ribosomal protein L11 produces the protein MAPKKKVTGLIKLQIQAGAANPAPPIGPALGQHGVNIMEFCKAYNAATEAQRGNVIPVEITVYEDRSFTFITKTPPAAELIKKAAGVAKGSPTPHTVKVAKLTQAQVNEIATTKMEDLNATSLEGAAKIIAGTARSMGITVEG
- a CDS encoding LuxR C-terminal-related transcriptional regulator produces the protein MSALSEQVARTVRVVIVDDHAIFRSGLKADLDSRIDVVGEAGTVEQAIAVIAEVRPEVVLLDVHLPGGLGGGGREVISASAPLRGSTSFLALSVSDAAEDVVAVIRAGARGYVTKTISGPEISNAVIRVADGDAVFSPRLAGFVLDAFGTSPAEIADDELDRLSARELEVMRLIARGYSYKEVAKELFISIKTVETHVSAVLRKLQLSSRHELTKWAAERRLL